A genomic window from Glycine soja cultivar W05 chromosome 10, ASM419377v2, whole genome shotgun sequence includes:
- the LOC114369843 gene encoding SAC3 family protein A-like isoform X1, which translates to MANEGSNTETLPPAEPHLFENRHVDASQHHPTSYAPTTTGSEAAPWTVHSSTGNGVYSNPTYLYDQHPQPPGRSIQDGQNVSSVAGNSSNLGTANVTQDYNAYASYPSSSNPYGYGSMGFSGYYNNYQQQQPNHTYSQPVGAYQNTGAPYQPISSFQNTGSYAGSASYSSTYYNPADYQTTGGYQNSSGYGNQATMWNNGSYSSHPYTNYTPDSSGSYSSGAATTSVQYQQQYKQWADYYNQTEVSCAPGTENLSVTSSSTLGCPIPAVTGAYATPNSQPPQSYPPFWRQESSSSSIPFQPAAVNSGDHDGYWKHGAQSSQIQQTNPIQPNYQSPLDLKSSYDKFQDQQKTVSSQGTNLYLPPPPPLPLPSQQVNMAPVQSVPSPDAKRVSKLQIPTNPRIASNLTFGQPKAEKDSSTTSSVPKPAYIAVSLPKPSEKVSSNDAANSILKPGMFPKSLRGYVERALARCKDDKQMAACQAVMKEMITKATADGTLNTRNWDMEPLFPMPDADVINKDISCSSSMSSAKDSLLPKYKKSPRRSKSRWEPMPEEKPVDNPMLISNDTVKYNSWVPTEKDRKVAVENKESKDGFRNTKFSPLLHRLSSKALQRPFKKQRVTDASIASENGDASSDSDKEQSLTAYYSAAMAFSDTPEERKRRENRSKRFDLGQGYRTENNHSRKKHAGAGSFYNRRASALVLSKSFEDGASKAVEDIDWDALTVKGTCQEIEKRYLRLTSAPDPATVRPEEVLEKALLMIQNSQKNYLYKCDQLKSIRQDLTVQRIRNQLTVKVYETHARLALEFGDLFEYNQCQSQLQTLYAEGIEGSDMEFAAYNLLCVIMHSNNNRDLVSSVARLSHEAKKDEAVKHALAVRAAVTSGNYIAFFRLYKTAPNLNTCLMDLYAEKMRYKAANCMCRSYRPTLPVSYISRVLGFSTGVATNGASDEGETDALEECSEWLKAHGASIITDNNGDMLLDTKVSSSNLFVPEPEDAVAHGDANLAVDDFLARAPL; encoded by the exons ATGGCCAACGAAGGAAGTAATACTGAGACCTTACCTCCTGCGGAGCCACATCTGTTCGAG AATCGACATGTTGATGCTAGCCAACATCATCCAACTTCCTATGCTCCCACTACAACTGGGTCTGAAGCTGCACCATGGACTGTTCATAGCTCTACAGGAAATGGAGTTTATTCTAATCCAACCTACCTGTATGATCAGCATCCACAGCCACCTGGAAGAAGCATTCAAGATGGTCAAAATGTATCATCAGTTGCTGGTAATTCATCAAATTTGGGAACAGCTAATGTAACCCAAGATTACAATGCATACGCATCATACCCAAGTTCTTCTAATCCATATGGTTATGGCAGCATGGGATTCTCGGGCTACTATAACAACTATCAGCAGCAACAACCTAATCATACCTATTCACAGCCTGTAGGAGCATATCAAAACACAGGTGCTCCTTATCAGCCTATTTCCTCCTTTCAGAATACTGGGTCTTATGCTGGATCCGCAAGTTATTCAAGCACTTATTACAATCCTGCTGATTATCAGACTACTGGAGGTTACCAAAACAGCAGCGGATATGGAAATCAAGCAACTATGTGGAACAATGGCAGTTATTCTTCTCATCCATATACTAATTACACCCCAGATTCCAGTGGTTCTTATAGTTCTGGTGCTGCCACTACTTCAGTGCAGTATCAACAACAATACAAACAGTGGGCAGACTACTACAACCAAACAGAAGTCAGCTGTGCACCCGGGACAGAGAACTTATCTGTCACAAGTTCATCTACTTTGGGTTGTCCTATTCCTGCAGTTACTGGTGCTTATGCGACTCCAAATAGCCAGCCTCCACAATCATATCCACCATTTTGGAGGCAAGAGTCTAGCTCTTCTTCCATACCTTTTCAG CCTGCCGCTGTAAATAGTGGTGATCATGATGGTTACTGGAAACATGGGGCCCAAAGTTCTCAGATACAACAAACTAATCCTATTCAACCAAACTATCAAAGTCCTTTGGATTTAAAATCTTCTTATGATAAATTTCAGGATCAACAGAAGACTGTATCTTCTCAAGGAACCAATTTGTACCTTCCTCCACCGCCGCCACTACCTCTCCCCTCTCAACAGGTGAATATGGCACCTGTACAAAGTGTTCCATCTCCGGATGCAAAACGGGTAAGCAAACTTCAAATTCCTACAAATCCTCGAATTGCTTCAAATTTGACATTTGGACAGCCCAAAGCCGAAAAAGATAGCTCTACAACCAGTTCAGTACCAAAACCTGCGTATATTGCTGTTTCGTTACCGAAGCCAAGTGAGAAAGTATCATCTAATGATGCTGCTAATTCTATACTTAAG CCTGGTATGTTTCCCAAGTCTTTGCGTGGCTATGTTGAAAGAGCTTTGGCACGCTGTAAAGATGATAAGCAAATGGCCGCATGTCAGGCTGTCATGAAGGAG ATGATCACTAAGGCAACGGCTGATGGTACTCTCAACACCCGAAATTGGGATATGGAACCACTTTTCCCAATGCCAGATGCAGATGTGATCAATAAAGA CATTTCATGCAGTAGTTCAATGTCGTCAGCGAAGGATTCTTTATTGCCAAAGTATAAAAAAAGTCCTAGACGATCTAAAAGTAGGTGGGAGCCAATGCCAGAGGAGAAGCCAGTTGACAATCCAATGTTAATCAGTAATGATACTGTAAAATACAATAGTTGGGTACCTACTGAAAAGGACAGAAAG GTGGCAGTGGAAAACAAAGAAAGCAAGGACGGGTTTAGGAATACTAAATTTTCTCCATTACTGCATAGATTATCTAGTAAGGCTCTTCAAAGGCCATTTAAGAAGCAGCGTGTTACAGATGCTTCTATTGCTTCTGAAAATGGTGATGCATCTAGTGATAGTGACAAGGAACAAAGTTTGACGGCATATTATTCCGCTGCAATGGCTTTTAGTGATACACCAGAGGAAAGGAAGAGACGTGAAAATCGTTCTAAGCGATTTGATTTAGGACAAGGGTATCGAACAGAAAATAATCACTCGAGGAAAAAACACGCTGGGGCTGGAAGCTTTTACAATAGAAGGGCTAGTGCCTTGGTGCTGAGCAAAAGCTTTGAAGATGGTGCCAGCAAAGCTGTTGAGGATATTGACTGGGATGCTCTAACTGTGAAGGGTACTTGCCAGGAAATTGAAAAGCGTTACCTGCGCCTAACTTCTGCACCTGATCCTGCCACT GTAAGACCTGAAGAGGTTCTTGAAAAAGCACTATTGATGATTCAAAATTCCCAGAAGAATTACCTCTATAAATGCGACCAGTTAAAGTCTATTCGTCAAGACCTAACTGTTCAACGAATACGCAATCAATTAACAGTCAAG GTGTATGAAACACATGCCCGATTGGCACTGGAATTTGGGGACCTGTTTGAGTATAATCAG TGTCAATCTCAGTTACAAACTCTTTATGCCGAAGGCATTGAGGGGTCCGATATGGAATTTGCTGCTTACAACTTGCTTTGTGTCATAATGCATTCAAATAATAACAGAGATCTTGTATCATCAGTGGCCAG GTTATCTCACGAAGCAAAGAAGGATGAAGCTGTAAAACATGCCCTTGCCGTTCGTGCTGCTGTAACTTCAGGAAATTATATTGCATTCTTTAGACTGTACAAAACAGCTCCTAACTTAAACACCTGCCTTATGG ATCTTTATGCTGAAAAGATGCGTTATAAGGCTGCGAACTGCATGTGCCGGTCATATCGCCCAACTCTACCTGTTTCATACATTTCTCGGGTTCTTGGGTTTTCAACTGGCGTGGCCACAAATGGAGCAAGTGATGAGGGAGAGACTGATGCATTGGAAGAGTGTTCAGAATGGTTGAAAGCACATGGGGCCAGCATAATTACTGATAACAATGGAGATATGCTGCTAGATACAAAA GTTTCATCATCTAATCTGTTTGTGCCAGAGCCAGAGGATGCTGTTGCCCACGGAGATGCCAATCTTGCTGTTGATGACTTTTTAGCACGAGCACCTTTATAG
- the LOC114369843 gene encoding SAC3 family protein A-like isoform X3 encodes MGFSGYYNNYQQQQPNHTYSQPVGAYQNTGAPYQPISSFQNTGSYAGSASYSSTYYNPADYQTTGGYQNSSGYGNQATMWNNGSYSSHPYTNYTPDSSGSYSSGAATTSVQYQQQYKQWADYYNQTEVSCAPGTENLSVTSSSTLGCPIPAVTGAYATPNSQPPQSYPPFWRQESSSSSIPFQPAAVNSGDHDGYWKHGAQSSQIQQTNPIQPNYQSPLDLKSSYDKFQDQQKTVSSQGTNLYLPPPPPLPLPSQQVNMAPVQSVPSPDAKRVSKLQIPTNPRIASNLTFGQPKAEKDSSTTSSVPKPAYIAVSLPKPSEKVSSNDAANSILKPGMFPKSLRGYVERALARCKDDKQMAACQAVMKEMITKATADGTLNTRNWDMEPLFPMPDADVINKDISCSSSMSSAKDSLLPKYKKSPRRSKSRWEPMPEEKPVDNPMLISNDTVKYNSWVPTEKDRKVAVENKESKDGFRNTKFSPLLHRLSSKALQRPFKKQRVTDASIASENGDASSDSDKEQSLTAYYSAAMAFSDTPEERKRRENRSKRFDLGQGYRTENNHSRKKHAGAGSFYNRRASALVLSKSFEDGASKAVEDIDWDALTVKGTCQEIEKRYLRLTSAPDPATVRPEEVLEKALLMIQNSQKNYLYKCDQLKSIRQDLTVQRIRNQLTVKVYETHARLALEFGDLFEYNQCQSQLQTLYAEGIEGSDMEFAAYNLLCVIMHSNNNRDLVSSVARLSHEAKKDEAVKHALAVRAAVTSGNYIAFFRLYKTAPNLNTCLMDLYAEKMRYKAANCMCRSYRPTLPVSYISRVLGFSTGVATNGASDEGETDALEECSEWLKAHGASIITDNNGDMLLDTKVSSSNLFVPEPEDAVAHGDANLAVDDFLARAPL; translated from the exons ATGGGATTCTCGGGCTACTATAACAACTATCAGCAGCAACAACCTAATCATACCTATTCACAGCCTGTAGGAGCATATCAAAACACAGGTGCTCCTTATCAGCCTATTTCCTCCTTTCAGAATACTGGGTCTTATGCTGGATCCGCAAGTTATTCAAGCACTTATTACAATCCTGCTGATTATCAGACTACTGGAGGTTACCAAAACAGCAGCGGATATGGAAATCAAGCAACTATGTGGAACAATGGCAGTTATTCTTCTCATCCATATACTAATTACACCCCAGATTCCAGTGGTTCTTATAGTTCTGGTGCTGCCACTACTTCAGTGCAGTATCAACAACAATACAAACAGTGGGCAGACTACTACAACCAAACAGAAGTCAGCTGTGCACCCGGGACAGAGAACTTATCTGTCACAAGTTCATCTACTTTGGGTTGTCCTATTCCTGCAGTTACTGGTGCTTATGCGACTCCAAATAGCCAGCCTCCACAATCATATCCACCATTTTGGAGGCAAGAGTCTAGCTCTTCTTCCATACCTTTTCAG CCTGCCGCTGTAAATAGTGGTGATCATGATGGTTACTGGAAACATGGGGCCCAAAGTTCTCAGATACAACAAACTAATCCTATTCAACCAAACTATCAAAGTCCTTTGGATTTAAAATCTTCTTATGATAAATTTCAGGATCAACAGAAGACTGTATCTTCTCAAGGAACCAATTTGTACCTTCCTCCACCGCCGCCACTACCTCTCCCCTCTCAACAGGTGAATATGGCACCTGTACAAAGTGTTCCATCTCCGGATGCAAAACGGGTAAGCAAACTTCAAATTCCTACAAATCCTCGAATTGCTTCAAATTTGACATTTGGACAGCCCAAAGCCGAAAAAGATAGCTCTACAACCAGTTCAGTACCAAAACCTGCGTATATTGCTGTTTCGTTACCGAAGCCAAGTGAGAAAGTATCATCTAATGATGCTGCTAATTCTATACTTAAG CCTGGTATGTTTCCCAAGTCTTTGCGTGGCTATGTTGAAAGAGCTTTGGCACGCTGTAAAGATGATAAGCAAATGGCCGCATGTCAGGCTGTCATGAAGGAG ATGATCACTAAGGCAACGGCTGATGGTACTCTCAACACCCGAAATTGGGATATGGAACCACTTTTCCCAATGCCAGATGCAGATGTGATCAATAAAGA CATTTCATGCAGTAGTTCAATGTCGTCAGCGAAGGATTCTTTATTGCCAAAGTATAAAAAAAGTCCTAGACGATCTAAAAGTAGGTGGGAGCCAATGCCAGAGGAGAAGCCAGTTGACAATCCAATGTTAATCAGTAATGATACTGTAAAATACAATAGTTGGGTACCTACTGAAAAGGACAGAAAG GTGGCAGTGGAAAACAAAGAAAGCAAGGACGGGTTTAGGAATACTAAATTTTCTCCATTACTGCATAGATTATCTAGTAAGGCTCTTCAAAGGCCATTTAAGAAGCAGCGTGTTACAGATGCTTCTATTGCTTCTGAAAATGGTGATGCATCTAGTGATAGTGACAAGGAACAAAGTTTGACGGCATATTATTCCGCTGCAATGGCTTTTAGTGATACACCAGAGGAAAGGAAGAGACGTGAAAATCGTTCTAAGCGATTTGATTTAGGACAAGGGTATCGAACAGAAAATAATCACTCGAGGAAAAAACACGCTGGGGCTGGAAGCTTTTACAATAGAAGGGCTAGTGCCTTGGTGCTGAGCAAAAGCTTTGAAGATGGTGCCAGCAAAGCTGTTGAGGATATTGACTGGGATGCTCTAACTGTGAAGGGTACTTGCCAGGAAATTGAAAAGCGTTACCTGCGCCTAACTTCTGCACCTGATCCTGCCACT GTAAGACCTGAAGAGGTTCTTGAAAAAGCACTATTGATGATTCAAAATTCCCAGAAGAATTACCTCTATAAATGCGACCAGTTAAAGTCTATTCGTCAAGACCTAACTGTTCAACGAATACGCAATCAATTAACAGTCAAG GTGTATGAAACACATGCCCGATTGGCACTGGAATTTGGGGACCTGTTTGAGTATAATCAG TGTCAATCTCAGTTACAAACTCTTTATGCCGAAGGCATTGAGGGGTCCGATATGGAATTTGCTGCTTACAACTTGCTTTGTGTCATAATGCATTCAAATAATAACAGAGATCTTGTATCATCAGTGGCCAG GTTATCTCACGAAGCAAAGAAGGATGAAGCTGTAAAACATGCCCTTGCCGTTCGTGCTGCTGTAACTTCAGGAAATTATATTGCATTCTTTAGACTGTACAAAACAGCTCCTAACTTAAACACCTGCCTTATGG ATCTTTATGCTGAAAAGATGCGTTATAAGGCTGCGAACTGCATGTGCCGGTCATATCGCCCAACTCTACCTGTTTCATACATTTCTCGGGTTCTTGGGTTTTCAACTGGCGTGGCCACAAATGGAGCAAGTGATGAGGGAGAGACTGATGCATTGGAAGAGTGTTCAGAATGGTTGAAAGCACATGGGGCCAGCATAATTACTGATAACAATGGAGATATGCTGCTAGATACAAAA GTTTCATCATCTAATCTGTTTGTGCCAGAGCCAGAGGATGCTGTTGCCCACGGAGATGCCAATCTTGCTGTTGATGACTTTTTAGCACGAGCACCTTTATAG
- the LOC114369843 gene encoding SAC3 family protein A-like isoform X4, translating to MWNNGSYSSHPYTNYTPDSSGSYSSGAATTSVQYQQQYKQWADYYNQTEVSCAPGTENLSVTSSSTLGCPIPAVTGAYATPNSQPPQSYPPFWRQESSSSSIPFQPAAVNSGDHDGYWKHGAQSSQIQQTNPIQPNYQSPLDLKSSYDKFQDQQKTVSSQGTNLYLPPPPPLPLPSQQVNMAPVQSVPSPDAKRVSKLQIPTNPRIASNLTFGQPKAEKDSSTTSSVPKPAYIAVSLPKPSEKVSSNDAANSILKPGMFPKSLRGYVERALARCKDDKQMAACQAVMKEMITKATADGTLNTRNWDMEPLFPMPDADVINKDISCSSSMSSAKDSLLPKYKKSPRRSKSRWEPMPEEKPVDNPMLISNDTVKYNSWVPTEKDRKVAVENKESKDGFRNTKFSPLLHRLSSKALQRPFKKQRVTDASIASENGDASSDSDKEQSLTAYYSAAMAFSDTPEERKRRENRSKRFDLGQGYRTENNHSRKKHAGAGSFYNRRASALVLSKSFEDGASKAVEDIDWDALTVKGTCQEIEKRYLRLTSAPDPATVRPEEVLEKALLMIQNSQKNYLYKCDQLKSIRQDLTVQRIRNQLTVKVYETHARLALEFGDLFEYNQCQSQLQTLYAEGIEGSDMEFAAYNLLCVIMHSNNNRDLVSSVARLSHEAKKDEAVKHALAVRAAVTSGNYIAFFRLYKTAPNLNTCLMDLYAEKMRYKAANCMCRSYRPTLPVSYISRVLGFSTGVATNGASDEGETDALEECSEWLKAHGASIITDNNGDMLLDTKVSSSNLFVPEPEDAVAHGDANLAVDDFLARAPL from the exons ATGTGGAACAATGGCAGTTATTCTTCTCATCCATATACTAATTACACCCCAGATTCCAGTGGTTCTTATAGTTCTGGTGCTGCCACTACTTCAGTGCAGTATCAACAACAATACAAACAGTGGGCAGACTACTACAACCAAACAGAAGTCAGCTGTGCACCCGGGACAGAGAACTTATCTGTCACAAGTTCATCTACTTTGGGTTGTCCTATTCCTGCAGTTACTGGTGCTTATGCGACTCCAAATAGCCAGCCTCCACAATCATATCCACCATTTTGGAGGCAAGAGTCTAGCTCTTCTTCCATACCTTTTCAG CCTGCCGCTGTAAATAGTGGTGATCATGATGGTTACTGGAAACATGGGGCCCAAAGTTCTCAGATACAACAAACTAATCCTATTCAACCAAACTATCAAAGTCCTTTGGATTTAAAATCTTCTTATGATAAATTTCAGGATCAACAGAAGACTGTATCTTCTCAAGGAACCAATTTGTACCTTCCTCCACCGCCGCCACTACCTCTCCCCTCTCAACAGGTGAATATGGCACCTGTACAAAGTGTTCCATCTCCGGATGCAAAACGGGTAAGCAAACTTCAAATTCCTACAAATCCTCGAATTGCTTCAAATTTGACATTTGGACAGCCCAAAGCCGAAAAAGATAGCTCTACAACCAGTTCAGTACCAAAACCTGCGTATATTGCTGTTTCGTTACCGAAGCCAAGTGAGAAAGTATCATCTAATGATGCTGCTAATTCTATACTTAAG CCTGGTATGTTTCCCAAGTCTTTGCGTGGCTATGTTGAAAGAGCTTTGGCACGCTGTAAAGATGATAAGCAAATGGCCGCATGTCAGGCTGTCATGAAGGAG ATGATCACTAAGGCAACGGCTGATGGTACTCTCAACACCCGAAATTGGGATATGGAACCACTTTTCCCAATGCCAGATGCAGATGTGATCAATAAAGA CATTTCATGCAGTAGTTCAATGTCGTCAGCGAAGGATTCTTTATTGCCAAAGTATAAAAAAAGTCCTAGACGATCTAAAAGTAGGTGGGAGCCAATGCCAGAGGAGAAGCCAGTTGACAATCCAATGTTAATCAGTAATGATACTGTAAAATACAATAGTTGGGTACCTACTGAAAAGGACAGAAAG GTGGCAGTGGAAAACAAAGAAAGCAAGGACGGGTTTAGGAATACTAAATTTTCTCCATTACTGCATAGATTATCTAGTAAGGCTCTTCAAAGGCCATTTAAGAAGCAGCGTGTTACAGATGCTTCTATTGCTTCTGAAAATGGTGATGCATCTAGTGATAGTGACAAGGAACAAAGTTTGACGGCATATTATTCCGCTGCAATGGCTTTTAGTGATACACCAGAGGAAAGGAAGAGACGTGAAAATCGTTCTAAGCGATTTGATTTAGGACAAGGGTATCGAACAGAAAATAATCACTCGAGGAAAAAACACGCTGGGGCTGGAAGCTTTTACAATAGAAGGGCTAGTGCCTTGGTGCTGAGCAAAAGCTTTGAAGATGGTGCCAGCAAAGCTGTTGAGGATATTGACTGGGATGCTCTAACTGTGAAGGGTACTTGCCAGGAAATTGAAAAGCGTTACCTGCGCCTAACTTCTGCACCTGATCCTGCCACT GTAAGACCTGAAGAGGTTCTTGAAAAAGCACTATTGATGATTCAAAATTCCCAGAAGAATTACCTCTATAAATGCGACCAGTTAAAGTCTATTCGTCAAGACCTAACTGTTCAACGAATACGCAATCAATTAACAGTCAAG GTGTATGAAACACATGCCCGATTGGCACTGGAATTTGGGGACCTGTTTGAGTATAATCAG TGTCAATCTCAGTTACAAACTCTTTATGCCGAAGGCATTGAGGGGTCCGATATGGAATTTGCTGCTTACAACTTGCTTTGTGTCATAATGCATTCAAATAATAACAGAGATCTTGTATCATCAGTGGCCAG GTTATCTCACGAAGCAAAGAAGGATGAAGCTGTAAAACATGCCCTTGCCGTTCGTGCTGCTGTAACTTCAGGAAATTATATTGCATTCTTTAGACTGTACAAAACAGCTCCTAACTTAAACACCTGCCTTATGG ATCTTTATGCTGAAAAGATGCGTTATAAGGCTGCGAACTGCATGTGCCGGTCATATCGCCCAACTCTACCTGTTTCATACATTTCTCGGGTTCTTGGGTTTTCAACTGGCGTGGCCACAAATGGAGCAAGTGATGAGGGAGAGACTGATGCATTGGAAGAGTGTTCAGAATGGTTGAAAGCACATGGGGCCAGCATAATTACTGATAACAATGGAGATATGCTGCTAGATACAAAA GTTTCATCATCTAATCTGTTTGTGCCAGAGCCAGAGGATGCTGTTGCCCACGGAGATGCCAATCTTGCTGTTGATGACTTTTTAGCACGAGCACCTTTATAG